In Maylandia zebra isolate NMK-2024a linkage group LG12, Mzebra_GT3a, whole genome shotgun sequence, a single genomic region encodes these proteins:
- the selenoe gene encoding selenoprotein e, translating to MWTFLVLTLTLALRLSEANNDTVGEEKLIIARAKLLAPSVVGUSIKKMPELYHFLMERMALYHNLEYDSSEEKKPRLIFYNEKDEIVKTVSVKKMKADEISSLLDSLGFYKRSKKGEEVPEEFQHFPLRAPRDEL from the exons ATGTGGACCTTCTTGGTGCTTACTCTTACCCTCGCTCTTAGGCTATCCGAAGCTAACAATGACACAGTAGGTGAAGAAAAGCTCATTATAGCCAGAGCTAAACTGCTG GCTCCCAGTGTGGTCGGATGAAGCATAAAGAAAATGCCTGAGCTCTATCATTTTCTCATGGAGCGAATGGCTTTATA CCACAACTTGGAATATGATTCATCGGAAGAGAAGAAACCCCGTCTGATATTCTACAATGAAAAGGATGAGATTGTTAAG ACTGTTTCTGTGAAGAAAATGAAGGCAGACGAGATCAGCAGCTTGTTAGACTCACTTGGCTTCTACAAGAGGTCCAAGAAAGGGGAAGAGGTGCCAGAGGAGTTTCAGCATTTTCCCCTGCGCGCCCCCAGGGACGAGCTGTGA
- the zgc:112294 gene encoding transmembrane protein 17A, with amino-acid sequence MPVFYSPVPENLPLGLVSMGGSVFTNNRTADSDFTREQEDASVVNELVSHLPLQMLLYFNMFYFPCWWFSAVFMLEVKFYYLPGYYQALLITGMILLTVIEVVRLYLGYTGNLKEKVPELAAFWLLSFMFQLPVLLFFLTDEGIIILPLERAVHSLYLLFLLAQILASFLALRTMTRKLTLLFHLRQLGKVDSFHHTGMSPVYGLSYHRSVLPVSATQDIYN; translated from the exons ATGCCTGTGTTTTACTCGCCTGTTCCCGAAAACCTGCCGCTGGGTCTGGTGTCTATGGGAGGTTCTGTGTTCACAAACAACAGGACAGCAGACAGTGACTTCACCAGGGAGCAAGAGGATGCATCTG TGGTCAACGAGCTGGTTTCTCACCTCCCCCTTCAAATGCTCCTGTATttcaatatgttttattttccttgttgGTGGTTTTCAGCTGTGTTCATGCTGGAAGTAAAG TTCTACTATCTTCCTGGGTACTATCAAGCTCTGCTCATTACTGGGATGATCCTACTAACGGTCATCGAAGTGGTTCGACTTTATCTGGGCTACACTGGCAACCTCAAAGAAAAG GTGCCAGAGCTGGCAGCCTTCTGGCTCCTGTCTTTCATGTTCCAGCTGCCAGTGCTGCTGTTCTTCCTGACCGATGAAGGAATTATCATCCTGCCTCTGGAGAGAGCTGTCCACTCCCTCTATCTCCTCTTCCTGCTCGCCCAGATCCTGGCCTCCTTCTTGGCACTTAGAACCATGACCCGAAAGCTCaccctgctcttccatctgcGGCAGCTTGGCAAGGTGGACAGCTTCCACCACACAGGGATGAGCCCAGTATATGGGCTTTCTTATCACCGCAGTGTGCTGCCAGTGTCAGCCACCCAGGATATCTACAATTAA